The genomic stretch CATCTGCATTCAGCACTTCGATCAGCTGTTGGCAATTTGCTTCTGGCGTCAGTGAGTCTCCTGCTGTGCAGCCGGCAAGTACATGCTCAACATCCTTCTTGACATCCTCGTACAGGCTCTTGCTCCATGCATCATCATCAGGGAGTAACTCAGGGCACCATGTCACAAGGTATGCGGAGTACCTTGATAGGTGAGTGGCAATGATCTTATAGTCCGTGTTCGGAATTGGACAAGAACCTTGTTCTTGATCAAGCCGGTGTGGGTACCTGACCTCGAGGATTATTGTGGCGATGTGCCATGTCAGTATGGTATAAGACGCACTCTTGTTGTTGCAAGCCCAGAGGAGCCTTTCACCAACTTGGCCCCGGCAGCGGAGAGATGCTGTGCCATTGCTAAGGTCTCCATTTCTAGTGCTTCTTACAACTTCCATGATGCAAACCTTCACTGCTGCAGGCACCTTGACCTTCCTCTCGTGGTCTGGTAAGTGGAGGAGACGCCTGAGAAGTACAGGCAGGGTTGTTCTCGGGCGAATCTCCAGCATAGTGCACTGACCTATTTTCTCATCCCAATGCTTCATCAGCTT from Setaria italica strain Yugu1 chromosome II, Setaria_italica_v2.0, whole genome shotgun sequence encodes the following:
- the LOC105913678 gene encoding uncharacterized protein LOC105913678; protein product: MMSEVRDIATYIYSNWTKVAVTCHLVNHASSQHSLLKKKWIGLLLRCRCKLMKHWDEKIGQCTMLEIRPRTTLPVLLRRLLHLPDHERKVKVPAAVKVCIMEVVRSTRNGDLSNGTASLRCRGQVGERLLWACNNKSASYTILTWHIATIILEVRYPHRLDQEQGSCPIPNTDYKIIATHLSRYSAYLVTWCPELLPDDDAWSKSLYEDVKKDVEHVLAGCTAGDSLTPEANCQQLIEVLNADAKHEVLKEGARLGKQLLALVVEGEDTAWKLLAEFWSEMIVYVAPSDNLKGHSEAIARGGELITLVWVLLFNAGIVSRPGEDDGVAPTSAGVV